The Nitrospira sp. genome window below encodes:
- a CDS encoding PAS domain S-box protein, which produces MLTLRSLRHSLTHKMMALFFAVFFSAVCGLSYFAYTSSRKAMFQEFEIRGRMLAKTIASQSKGYFQMRDVDRLTSLLHSLGEGEDVVAVLAYHPSKSIWVEFSSIQLTLDDLNLPAPTTVWQRDISLKKGYRISEFGRAVSDSPHQIDGNGSESVIPVGWVRVFLDRNAIEQRLTSLLVQTLLTGLLTTMIGGTAFILLLRRSLHVIGPLTEATKKVAGGDLQVTIPVSTKDELGELATCFNSMTEQLLQTTVSKNYVDHVIRSMTDLLIVFNPDRTIRSVNHAALHLLGYEERELMGQDVAILFPEGDNPLSGRKYGELLTHGSIHPIATTYVAKDDRPIPVVLSAATMPDEAGAVQGIACVAKDMTVMRQEEEQLRLQGTALESAANAVMIIAKSGRITWVNPAFTTLTGYSSNDVIDQNIRTLRSERKEQAFYENQWKTIITGRVWHGEVTNRRKDGSIYTAEETITPVRNQDGTISHFISIKQDVTKRKQAVESVQDAHQKLKALDHLRSQFFADISHELRTPLTVIRGEAEVTLRGKEKPLSEYRTTLQRIVQLSNQMNKLVGDILFLARSESGALQMDLKPTSLLDILDEVCRETNVLAQSRGMTATLEEESSDVIIHADGERLKQLLMILTDNAIKYGRPRGSIAIRMTATPVETTLTVVDDGLGIPAEDLPHVFERAYRVWRGRPSSVGGAGLGLPIAKWIAEAHHGTISITSLVNRGTTVTVRLPLHQSVESQSGDDQSHPPIFSGRR; this is translated from the coding sequence ATGCTGACCCTACGGTCGTTAAGACACTCTCTCACCCATAAAATGATGGCTCTGTTTTTCGCCGTATTTTTCAGTGCTGTCTGCGGCTTGAGTTATTTCGCCTATACATCCAGTCGCAAGGCCATGTTCCAGGAATTCGAGATTCGGGGAAGAATGCTTGCCAAGACCATCGCTTCGCAATCAAAGGGCTATTTTCAGATGCGCGACGTCGATCGACTGACATCGCTCCTCCATTCTCTGGGTGAGGGTGAAGATGTGGTAGCCGTTCTTGCCTATCACCCCTCGAAAAGCATCTGGGTCGAGTTTTCCAGCATTCAACTCACCCTCGACGACCTGAATCTTCCAGCACCAACGACCGTGTGGCAACGGGATATCAGTCTCAAAAAAGGCTATCGAATCTCGGAATTCGGACGCGCGGTGAGTGACTCGCCACACCAGATTGACGGGAATGGCAGCGAGTCCGTGATCCCAGTCGGATGGGTGAGAGTTTTTCTGGATCGGAACGCGATTGAGCAACGCCTCACCAGTCTGTTGGTTCAAACCCTGCTGACCGGTCTCTTGACGACCATGATCGGCGGGACGGCGTTTATCCTCCTGCTCAGACGATCCCTTCACGTCATCGGACCTCTCACGGAAGCAACCAAGAAGGTTGCAGGCGGCGACCTTCAGGTCACGATTCCAGTATCAACCAAGGATGAATTAGGCGAATTGGCAACATGCTTTAACAGCATGACCGAGCAGTTGCTCCAAACGACCGTATCAAAGAACTATGTCGATCATGTCATTCGTTCAATGACTGATCTCTTGATCGTCTTTAATCCGGATCGCACCATCCGAAGCGTCAATCACGCCGCACTGCATCTCCTTGGCTACGAAGAGCGTGAATTGATGGGCCAAGATGTGGCCATACTGTTTCCGGAGGGAGACAACCCCCTCAGCGGAAGGAAATATGGCGAACTCCTGACCCATGGCTCAATCCATCCGATTGCCACGACGTATGTCGCAAAAGACGACCGTCCCATCCCCGTAGTCCTCTCCGCCGCCACCATGCCCGACGAAGCTGGCGCTGTCCAGGGTATCGCATGTGTCGCCAAAGACATGACCGTGATGCGGCAGGAAGAGGAGCAGCTCCGCTTGCAAGGCACCGCGCTGGAGTCGGCGGCCAATGCAGTCATGATCATAGCCAAATCAGGGCGTATTACCTGGGTCAATCCCGCGTTTACCACATTGACCGGTTACTCGTCTAACGACGTGATCGATCAGAATATCCGTACGTTGAGATCTGAACGGAAAGAGCAGGCCTTCTATGAGAATCAGTGGAAGACGATCATAACCGGCAGAGTATGGCACGGTGAGGTCACCAATCGAAGGAAAGATGGGAGCATCTACACGGCGGAGGAGACTATCACTCCCGTCCGTAATCAGGACGGCACCATCAGCCACTTTATCAGCATCAAGCAGGATGTCACGAAACGCAAACAAGCGGTCGAGTCGGTCCAGGATGCCCATCAAAAGCTCAAGGCTCTCGATCACTTGCGATCACAGTTTTTTGCCGATATCAGTCATGAGCTTCGAACACCCTTAACGGTCATTCGGGGTGAGGCCGAGGTCACGTTGAGAGGAAAAGAGAAGCCACTCTCAGAATACCGGACCACATTGCAACGAATCGTGCAACTATCAAATCAAATGAACAAGCTGGTCGGCGATATTCTATTTCTGGCGCGTTCGGAATCAGGCGCATTGCAAATGGACTTGAAACCGACATCACTATTGGACATTCTTGACGAAGTGTGTCGCGAGACCAATGTCCTTGCACAATCACGAGGCATGACAGCTACATTGGAGGAGGAATCATCCGATGTTATCATTCACGCAGACGGTGAACGACTCAAACAACTGCTCATGATTCTCACAGACAATGCCATCAAATACGGACGACCACGCGGATCCATTGCGATTCGCATGACGGCAACACCGGTTGAGACGACGCTGACCGTGGTTGATGACGGGCTGGGCATTCCCGCGGAAGATCTTCCTCATGTCTTTGAACGAGCCTATCGAGTCTGGCGGGGCCGGCCTTCGTCGGTCGGTGGTGCAGGGCTGGGCCTCCCGATTGCCAAGTGGATTGCCGAGGCACACCACGGAACAATTTCCATTACAAGCCTTGTTAATCGTGGAACTACGGTGACCGTGCGGCTTCCGCTTCATCAATCCGTAGAGTCACAATCCGGCGACGACCAGAGCCACCCCCCGATCTTTTCAGGAAGAAGGTAA